In Vibrio celticus, one genomic interval encodes:
- a CDS encoding efflux RND transporter permease subunit — MSNAKGAIAWMANNVVTANLLMLFFIIGGLLMSWQIKKEVYPNFQHNSIRIWVHYPGSTPLEMEQGVTLPIENAISGIEGIKEVHGWANSAGTNITAELINNVNVDRVLREVESAVNAASLPDGAEKPNISRKQTRDESMELILYGDVSPVALKEMATELRSMLLSARDVTQVEIAGFPKYQVQIQVDSHTLQQYGLTIDEVANSVRRHSVNQSGGRIETSGGDILLQIDESRGWAKEFDDVIVKKTSSGATLNIEDIAHVQDGFANRHNRFYYNGQPSASIRIYRVADQTPVSISKSVHALMPELTSSLSPGMSIDIVNDDAIIYEQRMELLLKNAFSGLVLVLIVLTLFLDVRLAFWVTMGIPTSFLGAMLFLPGMDVSINMISMFAFIIALGIVVDDAIIAGENIHEKMSQGMNFIDAAIIGAKEISVPLTFSILTNIVAFIPIWFLPGTLGLTFKVIPIVVATVFVISWVETLFILPAHVAHINNKTQSAWIRPFHCVQSKVDTLLQRFIKRWYVPALRRLLQWRYLVIAIAIVLLSASIAFVSGGHMGFSTMPRVEAEFSVARAFMPVGSSADEAHQVREQLENAAQEVIANNGAAELAKGVATQMWSRDGEFVIISRIFLQPSEIRSLSTRKVSLLWRTATGDIPQANAVRFSATGSGPGADVAGVTLELTHRNSDMLADASEALATSLEGYHGVVDIENSLMSGSQQISLKLLPEGIRMGLTEQSLIRQVRYAFNGVRAIRQQRGSDEVDVMVQLPESQRSSVYHLEQLPIRVGQQYIPLSQVAEIHREYSASAIHRRDNRRRVTVSADITPSSESMALSQTLSREVFPQLKAQYPGLVIGFRGDQAEQKESMASLAVNGALVALAIYCLLAIPFRSYLQPLIIMSIIPFGLIGAVFGHLLLGYSMSIVSLLGILALSGVVINDSLILVNEVNRHRTQKTEVFLAIIKGSSRRFRPIILTTLTTFGGLAPMIFETTNQAKLMIPMAISLGFGILVATLITLILLPCLYAALEDLKALFSRQDKLTHSDEIH, encoded by the coding sequence ATGAGTAACGCCAAAGGCGCCATCGCTTGGATGGCGAACAACGTCGTCACCGCTAACCTCCTCATGTTGTTTTTCATCATTGGTGGGTTACTCATGTCATGGCAGATAAAAAAAGAGGTCTACCCAAATTTTCAGCACAATTCTATTCGTATATGGGTGCATTATCCCGGTTCAACTCCGCTAGAAATGGAACAAGGTGTCACTCTGCCTATCGAAAACGCTATCAGTGGCATAGAAGGCATTAAAGAAGTTCATGGTTGGGCAAACTCAGCAGGTACGAATATAACCGCAGAGCTTATCAATAACGTCAATGTTGACCGTGTGCTTAGAGAAGTGGAAAGTGCCGTCAATGCTGCCTCTCTCCCAGATGGTGCGGAGAAACCTAACATTTCCCGAAAACAGACACGTGACGAGTCCATGGAGCTCATTTTGTACGGCGATGTTAGTCCGGTTGCACTCAAAGAAATGGCAACAGAGCTGAGAAGTATGTTGCTCTCAGCTCGTGACGTCACTCAAGTAGAAATTGCAGGTTTTCCCAAATACCAAGTTCAAATTCAAGTAGATAGCCACACCTTACAGCAATATGGACTTACCATTGATGAAGTTGCCAATAGTGTAAGACGTCACTCCGTCAATCAATCCGGTGGAAGAATTGAAACCTCTGGCGGAGACATTCTGCTACAAATTGATGAGAGTCGAGGGTGGGCAAAAGAATTTGATGACGTCATCGTCAAAAAGACATCTTCCGGTGCCACATTAAACATCGAGGATATTGCTCACGTCCAAGACGGGTTTGCCAATAGGCACAACCGCTTTTATTATAACGGGCAGCCTTCTGCTAGCATTCGTATTTATCGCGTCGCAGACCAAACCCCCGTCTCCATTTCAAAATCCGTTCATGCGTTAATGCCCGAACTCACCTCGTCTTTGTCACCAGGCATGAGTATCGACATCGTTAATGACGATGCCATTATTTATGAACAGCGTATGGAATTACTGCTAAAAAACGCCTTTAGCGGCCTTGTCCTAGTGCTCATTGTCCTCACGCTATTTTTGGACGTCAGACTGGCATTTTGGGTCACAATGGGAATTCCTACTTCGTTTCTCGGAGCGATGTTGTTCCTGCCTGGTATGGATGTGTCCATCAACATGATTTCCATGTTTGCCTTCATCATCGCACTAGGCATCGTCGTCGATGACGCCATTATCGCGGGGGAGAATATTCATGAGAAAATGAGTCAGGGAATGAATTTTATTGATGCCGCGATTATTGGTGCCAAAGAGATTTCCGTCCCGCTCACGTTCAGTATTTTGACCAATATCGTCGCCTTCATCCCTATTTGGTTTCTTCCCGGAACACTTGGACTGACATTTAAAGTTATCCCCATCGTTGTTGCGACCGTATTTGTCATCTCGTGGGTAGAAACGCTCTTTATCCTTCCTGCTCATGTCGCACACATAAACAATAAAACGCAATCGGCGTGGATACGACCGTTTCACTGCGTTCAGAGCAAAGTTGATACACTCCTGCAACGCTTTATTAAGCGATGGTACGTCCCAGCCCTACGTCGGCTATTACAATGGCGTTACCTCGTCATTGCTATTGCTATTGTATTACTCAGTGCCTCTATCGCGTTTGTTTCAGGAGGACACATGGGCTTTAGTACCATGCCTCGTGTAGAGGCTGAATTTTCCGTCGCACGCGCTTTTATGCCTGTTGGAAGTTCAGCAGACGAGGCACATCAGGTTCGAGAACAGCTCGAAAATGCGGCTCAAGAGGTCATCGCAAACAATGGCGCTGCTGAGCTCGCCAAAGGGGTAGCCACTCAAATGTGGAGCCGTGACGGTGAATTTGTCATTATATCGAGGATCTTCTTACAGCCTTCGGAAATTCGTAGTCTGTCTACACGAAAAGTATCTCTACTTTGGCGCACAGCCACTGGTGATATACCGCAAGCCAATGCCGTGCGCTTTTCTGCTACCGGTAGTGGACCGGGTGCTGACGTTGCCGGTGTCACGTTAGAACTCACCCATAGAAATAGTGATATGCTTGCCGATGCCTCCGAAGCACTAGCGACATCACTAGAAGGCTATCATGGCGTAGTTGATATAGAGAACAGCTTAATGTCTGGTAGCCAACAAATTTCACTCAAATTACTACCTGAGGGAATTCGTATGGGACTGACGGAACAAAGCTTAATTCGTCAGGTTAGGTACGCATTTAATGGCGTACGAGCAATACGACAACAACGTGGCAGTGATGAAGTTGACGTCATGGTGCAATTGCCAGAATCACAACGTTCCAGCGTCTATCATTTGGAGCAATTGCCTATTAGAGTTGGGCAGCAGTACATCCCGTTATCCCAAGTTGCAGAAATACATAGGGAATATTCAGCCTCCGCGATACACCGCAGGGACAACCGCCGCCGTGTAACCGTAAGCGCCGATATTACACCCTCTTCTGAATCGATGGCGCTCTCGCAGACATTGTCTAGAGAAGTATTTCCTCAGCTAAAAGCTCAATACCCAGGCTTAGTGATTGGATTTCGAGGAGACCAAGCAGAACAGAAAGAAAGCATGGCCTCACTAGCCGTCAATGGCGCACTGGTCGCCCTAGCCATATATTGCCTACTCGCCATCCCATTTAGGAGCTATCTACAACCTCTCATTATAATGTCGATTATTCCTTTTGGTCTTATTGGCGCGGTTTTTGGGCACCTACTTTTGGGTTACTCTATGAGCATTGTCAGTTTACTGGGTATCTTGGCATTGAGTGGGGTAGTTATTAATGACAGCTTGATTTTAGTTAATGAAGTAAATCGACATCGAACGCAAAAAACTGAGGTATTTTTAGCTATCATCAAAGGAAGTTCACGACGCTTTCGCCCGATTATATTAACGACACTGACAACCTTTGGTGGCTTAGCCCCCATGATATTTGAAACAACCAATCAGGCTAAACTCATGATTCCCATGGCGATATCGCTAGGGTTCGGCATTTTAGTTGCTACACTCATCACGCTAATTCTTCTGCCATGCTTGTACGCAGCATTGGAGGATTTAAAAGCATTGTTTAGCCGCCAAGACAAGCTAACTCACAGTGATGAAATACATTAA
- a CDS encoding efflux RND transporter periplasmic adaptor subunit produces the protein MKTKVQHQPSQLSQRIRIALKVLLPCFILIAGVFITSHFLEGKPPGRTRVGEPPKRAVDIAPILFTQQTPSIRVSGEVEPTLSVNLRSQLRGIVTDVNAQLLPGGFVSKGEKLLNIDSREHELAVLEAKANLARQQALFQAEDGRRKAAEIEYKLSGRHLSPEQLTLVLRGPQLAQIKAELAKHEALLQRAELQLSRTSIYAPFDAQIADMTLSKGALLRDNTSLIDLVATDSFYLKVSVPASQLRLIDVPKTYTKTKAGTECLGASVTIKNPNEWQYNQSRKGCVVSQLPNLDSQIKSASLLIEIHDPLAIQPKNAQQPQVLLNAFLQAEIDTKPFDNVVKVPRRYLEKGQSIWVMDEQHKLASRNVSIAFREQDYVLIDKGLTQDEYIVTTPIPGAVSGIQLEARNLAQFESHNNQTAANEIGAQGHE, from the coding sequence ATGAAAACCAAGGTTCAACACCAGCCATCACAACTCTCACAGCGCATCAGAATCGCTCTAAAGGTGTTACTACCCTGCTTCATATTGATCGCTGGGGTATTCATCACCTCTCATTTTTTAGAGGGCAAACCACCGGGTCGAACGCGAGTTGGAGAGCCACCAAAGCGCGCTGTCGACATCGCGCCCATTTTATTTACTCAACAGACACCCAGCATCAGAGTCAGTGGCGAAGTAGAGCCGACATTGTCGGTTAACCTGCGATCTCAATTACGGGGTATCGTCACCGACGTCAATGCTCAACTCCTGCCTGGTGGTTTTGTTTCTAAAGGCGAAAAGCTGCTTAATATTGATTCACGAGAACATGAGTTAGCGGTACTTGAAGCAAAAGCAAACCTTGCCCGCCAACAAGCATTATTCCAAGCCGAAGACGGGCGTAGGAAAGCAGCCGAAATTGAATATAAACTTTCAGGAAGACACTTATCTCCTGAACAATTAACGCTAGTACTTAGGGGACCGCAATTAGCTCAAATAAAAGCTGAATTAGCAAAACATGAAGCGTTGTTGCAACGGGCTGAGCTGCAATTATCACGTACGTCCATTTATGCCCCTTTTGATGCACAGATCGCTGATATGACCTTGTCGAAAGGTGCACTACTTAGAGACAACACTTCGCTTATTGACCTCGTCGCAACCGATTCATTTTATCTCAAAGTCAGTGTTCCGGCCTCGCAACTTCGTCTTATCGATGTTCCTAAAACGTACACTAAAACCAAAGCAGGGACTGAGTGTTTAGGCGCGTCTGTCACCATAAAAAACCCTAACGAATGGCAGTACAATCAATCACGAAAAGGTTGCGTCGTGAGCCAGCTACCCAACCTAGATAGCCAAATTAAATCCGCCTCTCTACTAATTGAAATCCATGACCCATTAGCAATACAACCAAAGAACGCCCAGCAACCTCAAGTACTACTTAACGCCTTCTTACAAGCTGAGATAGACACTAAACCCTTCGACAACGTTGTCAAAGTACCCCGTCGTTACCTAGAAAAAGGTCAATCTATCTGGGTGATGGATGAACAACATAAATTAGCCTCACGAAATGTATCGATTGCCTTTCGCGAACAAGATTACGTGCTAATTGATAAAGGACTAACCCAAGATGAATACATTGTCACTACACCTATCCCCGGCGCAGTCTCAGGTATTCAGCTAGAAGCACGAAACCTCGCGCAGTTTGAATCACATAATAACCAAACCGCCGCGAATGAAATAGGAGCACAGGGCCATGAGTAA
- a CDS encoding efflux transporter outer membrane subunit, translating to MTLFGCSKTAIVDPQPLLVDYPDSFSETGFISTNDNWWREFNDPTLNTLINKALSDNYSLQSFQSRLTKARALANVADARRYPELMASASSQVEAERGSSHHDTVQHSSLFTSLNASWELDLWGRNQALSDSAFYSLLATEEQFRAFSDTLAASIARTWYQLVEQKKSIDILSMQISNTKIITEVTDHRYKTGQEGISAVWRQEQLLENLHSRQAAAKSNFDVLTKQLNVLIGNVPNSAIDLTTLVLPIYPGLPMAGLPAELLQRRPDVKGAWYHYQSYEMSSDAAASARLPNITLSSQLQSSDMLDSIDLWRLGLGIRINAPLFNAGKLKNQQKAAEADAQSALHQYTQIVVEAIAEVEVSLLKEQQQQATLQSLKRQTKLASNTLDAEAIRYSLGAQGYLDVLNAQERLFTLEQQSLVAERQLLLSRITTYQSLGGHSSIQPRPSYPAHDETLK from the coding sequence ATGACTTTATTTGGCTGTAGCAAAACAGCCATAGTCGACCCTCAACCTCTATTAGTTGACTACCCTGATAGTTTTAGCGAAACAGGCTTCATTAGCACGAATGATAATTGGTGGCGAGAGTTTAACGACCCAACCTTAAATACCCTGATCAATAAAGCGCTATCAGATAACTATTCTCTACAATCTTTTCAATCTAGGCTAACGAAGGCACGAGCATTAGCCAATGTTGCGGATGCGCGTCGCTACCCTGAACTGATGGCATCAGCCTCTAGCCAAGTCGAGGCGGAACGAGGAAGTTCACATCACGATACTGTCCAGCACTCATCACTATTTACGTCCTTAAACGCAAGTTGGGAGCTCGATTTATGGGGAAGAAATCAGGCACTGTCTGATTCTGCTTTCTATAGCTTGCTCGCGACAGAAGAACAATTCCGTGCATTCAGCGATACATTAGCAGCGAGTATCGCCCGTACTTGGTACCAACTCGTTGAGCAAAAGAAATCCATCGACATACTCAGCATGCAAATATCCAATACCAAGATCATTACTGAAGTCACTGATCATCGATATAAAACAGGCCAAGAAGGTATCAGTGCGGTTTGGCGCCAAGAGCAGCTTCTTGAAAATCTACATTCAAGACAAGCCGCTGCAAAGAGCAATTTCGACGTGTTAACCAAACAACTTAATGTATTGATTGGCAACGTGCCGAACTCTGCCATTGACTTGACAACGTTAGTCTTGCCTATCTATCCCGGATTGCCAATGGCTGGGTTACCCGCCGAATTATTGCAACGACGTCCAGATGTCAAAGGGGCATGGTATCACTATCAATCTTATGAAATGAGTTCAGATGCAGCCGCAAGTGCTCGTCTCCCCAACATCACGTTGAGCAGCCAACTTCAATCAAGCGATATGTTAGACAGCATCGACCTGTGGCGCTTAGGGCTAGGTATTCGAATAAATGCACCGCTTTTCAACGCTGGCAAACTGAAGAACCAGCAGAAAGCGGCCGAAGCTGATGCTCAAAGCGCACTCCACCAATATACCCAAATCGTCGTCGAAGCCATCGCTGAAGTAGAAGTGAGCCTTTTAAAAGAACAACAGCAACAAGCTACTCTGCAGTCGCTAAAACGCCAAACTAAGCTCGCTTCCAACACCTTGGATGCCGAAGCGATTCGTTACAGCCTTGGCGCACAAGGCTATTTAGATGTACTCAATGCTCAAGAACGGTTATTCACCCTAGAACAACAGTCATTAGTTGCAGAACGGCAGTTGTTACTTAGCCGTATCACCACTTATCAGTCACTAGGCGGTCACTCCTCTATTCAACCACGCCCGAGTTACCCCGCACACGATGAGACATTAAAATGA